Proteins found in one Paenibacillus borealis genomic segment:
- a CDS encoding SpaA isopeptide-forming pilin-related protein, whose product MKTVTLSVYENGTQVTDNVYKLDSTVKLNLTYELPDAKYDKGATYTYTLPSQLKINQTYSGTLVNSEFADGIGTYTVGADNKVVFVFNENIEGLLDIKGTFWVESTLSSTTVTGSTTQVLYFPIAGNANNSITLQVQPSNGKAITKTGTPMPQKYNASSIDWTVDVNTLLNKLDNAVITDPMQTGLELDPASIAVYALTVDVKGNLTLGGQVSPALYDTTASDLTKLDLKFKNSINEAYRVKFTTKNISTGEQTKFNNTATLTANGSPESASAEVNINLGKTLEKFTSGYNSSDETITWEIRFNYNEKPITSNNAVLTDYFNITQDYVAGSMIIYKVKLDQNGSGTDDGTLIADTDYTLTQLPDVSGTAGFKLQFNHDIQSAYRIVYKTKVAERVYTGESIVNKATYNGQTVQASTSTTQRILNKQAVNNGTDVDYLNKTVKWTIKVNEDSRTMTNLVLTDKFTNAGLQLIGKPAISPALVEGTDYEITNLGSGEFKVNEGFVIKFLKPITKAYTITYSTKFDYYSLITASKYFINTASILWDEKTSSSAQTSSSTFTPDAKVIKNGFKTGKYDIASKKITWTVGANYNKRVLAAGAELVDTLPAGQQVVAGTVIVNKLNYGADGAHYSVNPPLVEGTDYTVTVTDKLLKVKFKDSVDYAFYVVFKTEFIDGDINLSSVTNNAILNNSEDKPVSEVLSGSASVTNGGQYVTKTGSRDSSDQTIINWTVTINANQSNVSNVQIVDTPSSNQVLLPESFQLVETTVNPANGTVNVTANKLERDKDYTLDFITDSTGKDTFKLAFTDTIDKPYILTYKSVITAVGTVPITNAVSFSGVGSQLVSKPFSFTQSFTIVDTGGTGSGVKGSLKVLKTNADQTKNLQGAEFSLGRIVGTELKDTVKATSDSAGNLEFTNLRAGKYVLKETKAPTGYALDTTARTVTINSSTPVLLTVTNDFNGSLKLTKVAQDDSSRKLAGAEFELYDATNTLVGTGTADANGVVLFTKLMGGSYTYKETKAPAGYKLNGNSVSVTIDPAQQKAVTVTNEALQGSLKLIKVDKDDAAKKLAGAKFELYNSSNTLVATSTTNASGEIVFSNLKFGTYSYQETAAPAGYELDSTKQTITIDSDVQKVLEPIKNTATLGSLKLVKVDAADSTKKLAGAKFELYNSSNAMVAAATTNASGEIIFDNLKVGAYTLEETKAPAGYDLDSTVRNITISSKVQQVLAPITNKETLGSLKLVKVDAADGTKKLAGAKFELYDSSDAVVAAATTNANGEIVFNNLKLGDYTLKETEAPTGYELDGTVRNIKIDSMVQQVLQSIPNKATTGSLKLIKVDAADGTKKLAGAKFELYNSSNTVVAAGTTNANGEIVFDDLKLGTYTLEEVKAPAGYDLDGAVRNITINSKVQQVLDPIKNKETLGSLKLVKVDYNNANKKLAGAEFKLYNSGNVLAATGVTDTNGEIVFDDLKLGDYTLEETKAPTGYDLDGAVRNVKIISDIQKVLNPIPNKETIGSIKFVKVDATDGTKKLEGAVFKLTNSSKVVVGTKTTNANGEIVFDNLKVGVYTLEETAAPAGYDLDGTPQNITINSNVQKVLDPIKNQETLGSLKLVKVDAADTAKKLAGAEFKLTNSSSGAIVTGTTNVNGELVFNDLKLGKYTLEETKAPAGYDLDESVRNITISEKAQQVLAPIKNVETLGSLKLVKVDAADTTKKLAGAEFKLTNSSNVEITKTTNASGEIVFDDLKLGSYTLEETKAPAGYELDSTPKDVTITVKAQQVLPLIKNVETLGSLKLVKVDAADATKKLKGAEFKLTNSSTNVVVTKTTNVNGEIVFEDLKLGTYTLEETKAPTGYDLDSTERTITINSKAQQILAPITNKETLGSIKLVKIAEGNAARKLAGAEFKLYDSSKNVVATAITNVNGEIEFKDLKLGVYTLQETVAPTGYYLDSTERSITIDSGVQKVLEPITNKDIPAPTGAPGTNPVVTPTPTPVSTVTPGVTSTPGPSATGVPGVTFTPGPTPIATLSPTTPAVSSAPTPQATSATTVEDIPIDGEIPLGGIPSISVEPSHGTVVVTPDGKWTYTPDPGYTGKDKFTITVTDEDGNDQDIIIEVGVDEVPTGTVTDTNSDDDGLPGDLPKTGEESPLPLYLMGGGLVVLGILLARRFKGGKKPE is encoded by the coding sequence GTGAAAACTGTAACACTCTCGGTATACGAGAATGGGACGCAGGTTACGGATAATGTGTACAAGCTGGATTCTACAGTTAAGCTGAATTTGACTTATGAGCTTCCGGATGCAAAGTATGACAAGGGCGCTACTTACACGTACACTCTTCCTTCCCAATTAAAAATTAATCAAACGTATTCTGGTACGCTGGTTAACAGTGAATTTGCCGATGGGATTGGTACTTATACTGTAGGGGCTGATAATAAAGTCGTCTTTGTTTTTAATGAAAATATTGAAGGGCTATTAGATATAAAAGGAACTTTTTGGGTTGAATCCACCCTAAGCTCAACTACAGTTACCGGCAGCACGACGCAGGTGCTTTATTTTCCAATAGCGGGAAATGCGAATAACTCAATTACGCTCCAGGTTCAACCCAGTAACGGAAAGGCCATCACCAAAACCGGAACACCAATGCCGCAAAAATATAACGCCAGCAGTATTGACTGGACGGTTGATGTAAATACGCTTTTGAATAAACTTGATAATGCTGTAATTACGGACCCCATGCAGACAGGCTTGGAGCTGGACCCGGCTTCTATTGCTGTATATGCATTGACGGTGGATGTCAAAGGAAACTTAACCCTTGGCGGGCAGGTCAGTCCGGCACTCTATGACACGACCGCAAGTGATCTTACCAAATTGGATCTGAAATTCAAAAATTCAATAAATGAAGCTTACCGGGTGAAGTTTACGACCAAGAATATAAGTACTGGAGAGCAGACAAAATTTAATAATACGGCTACACTGACTGCTAATGGCTCACCTGAATCTGCATCCGCAGAGGTTAATATTAACTTGGGCAAAACGCTGGAAAAGTTTACAAGCGGTTATAATTCATCAGATGAGACCATTACTTGGGAGATTAGGTTCAATTATAATGAAAAGCCAATAACGTCGAATAATGCTGTACTGACTGACTATTTCAATATAACCCAAGACTATGTTGCTGGTTCAATGATTATCTATAAAGTCAAGCTGGATCAAAATGGATCTGGAACAGATGACGGAACGTTGATTGCGGATACGGATTATACGCTGACCCAACTACCTGACGTATCAGGTACAGCTGGATTTAAGCTTCAGTTCAACCATGATATTCAATCTGCCTACCGGATTGTCTATAAGACAAAGGTAGCTGAGCGGGTATACACTGGTGAGAGCATCGTAAATAAGGCGACTTATAACGGGCAAACTGTTCAAGCGAGTACTTCGACTACCCAACGTATTTTGAACAAGCAGGCTGTAAATAATGGTACGGATGTAGACTACTTGAACAAGACCGTGAAATGGACTATTAAGGTTAATGAAGATAGTAGAACTATGACAAACCTGGTACTTACCGATAAATTTACTAACGCAGGATTGCAACTGATCGGGAAACCGGCTATTTCGCCTGCGCTTGTTGAAGGTACGGATTATGAGATCACCAATTTAGGCTCTGGTGAATTTAAGGTGAATGAAGGTTTTGTGATTAAATTTTTAAAGCCAATTACTAAGGCTTACACGATTACCTACAGTACTAAATTTGATTATTACTCTTTGATCACTGCTTCAAAATATTTCATTAATACTGCATCCATTCTGTGGGATGAAAAGACATCAAGCAGTGCTCAGACATCAAGTTCAACATTCACTCCAGATGCTAAAGTCATAAAGAATGGATTTAAGACTGGAAAGTATGATATAGCCAGCAAGAAAATCACCTGGACTGTTGGAGCGAATTATAATAAAAGAGTGCTCGCTGCAGGTGCGGAGCTGGTTGATACGCTTCCGGCGGGTCAGCAGGTAGTTGCGGGTACTGTAATTGTTAATAAGCTGAATTATGGTGCTGATGGAGCACATTACTCTGTAAATCCTCCTTTGGTTGAGGGTACAGATTACACAGTTACTGTAACAGATAAATTACTCAAGGTTAAATTCAAAGACAGTGTGGATTATGCCTTCTATGTAGTTTTTAAAACGGAGTTCATAGACGGTGATATTAACCTTTCGAGTGTTACTAATAACGCCATATTGAATAACTCGGAGGATAAGCCAGTCTCGGAAGTATTATCCGGCAGTGCAAGTGTAACGAATGGCGGACAATATGTAACAAAAACCGGATCCCGGGATAGCTCTGATCAAACTATCATTAACTGGACAGTAACGATTAATGCAAACCAGTCAAACGTGAGCAATGTTCAAATCGTGGATACTCCGAGTAGTAATCAGGTACTGCTGCCTGAAAGCTTCCAGCTCGTTGAGACCACTGTTAACCCTGCGAACGGGACAGTAAATGTAACGGCTAACAAGCTTGAGCGTGACAAGGATTATACGCTGGATTTCATCACGGACAGTACCGGCAAGGATACATTCAAGCTGGCATTTACGGACACCATTGATAAACCATACATTCTCACCTATAAGTCAGTGATTACGGCAGTTGGGACCGTACCTATAACCAATGCTGTGTCTTTCAGTGGGGTGGGATCCCAACTGGTAAGTAAACCTTTTTCATTCACCCAAAGCTTCACTATTGTTGATACCGGAGGCACGGGCAGCGGTGTAAAAGGCTCGCTTAAAGTGCTGAAAACAAATGCAGACCAAACTAAAAATCTGCAAGGTGCCGAGTTCTCCCTGGGGCGTATTGTAGGCACAGAACTGAAGGATACAGTGAAAGCAACCAGCGATTCAGCTGGCAATCTGGAATTCACTAATTTGCGGGCCGGTAAATATGTTCTTAAGGAAACAAAGGCACCGACTGGATATGCACTGGATACTACAGCGCGGACGGTAACCATTAATTCTTCTACACCTGTTCTGCTGACCGTTACGAATGATTTTAACGGCTCGCTCAAGCTGACTAAGGTTGCTCAGGATGATTCGTCCAGAAAACTTGCAGGTGCAGAATTTGAACTGTATGATGCTACGAATACATTGGTTGGAACGGGAACTGCCGATGCAAACGGCGTAGTATTATTTACGAAATTAATGGGAGGAAGCTACACATACAAAGAAACTAAAGCACCGGCTGGATATAAGCTTAATGGTAATAGTGTTTCCGTAACTATAGATCCGGCTCAACAAAAGGCTGTGACGGTTACTAATGAAGCACTTCAAGGTTCGCTTAAGCTAATAAAGGTAGATAAAGATGATGCGGCGAAGAAGCTTGCAGGAGCAAAGTTTGAGTTATACAATTCCAGCAATACTCTAGTGGCAACATCTACTACCAATGCCAGCGGGGAAATTGTATTCAGTAATTTGAAGTTCGGAACTTATTCCTATCAGGAAACAGCAGCTCCTGCCGGTTATGAATTGGATTCAACAAAGCAGACTATTACGATCGACTCGGATGTGCAGAAGGTTCTGGAACCGATCAAGAATACAGCTACTCTGGGCTCGCTCAAACTCGTTAAGGTAGATGCAGCTGACAGTACGAAGAAGCTTGCCGGAGCGAAATTCGAGCTGTACAATTCCAGCAATGCCATGGTGGCAGCTGCAACCACCAACGCCAGTGGTGAAATTATATTTGATAATTTGAAGGTTGGAGCTTATACACTGGAAGAAACCAAGGCTCCGGCCGGATATGATTTGGATTCCACGGTGCGCAACATCACGATTAGTTCGAAGGTACAGCAGGTGCTGGCTCCAATTACGAATAAAGAAACCTTGGGCTCGCTCAAGCTTGTTAAGGTAGATGCGGCGGACGGAACGAAGAAGCTTGCCGGAGCGAAGTTCGAGCTGTACGATTCCAGCGATGCTGTGGTGGCAGCGGCGACTACAAATGCCAACGGTGAAATAGTATTTAATAATTTGAAGCTCGGAGACTATACACTGAAGGAGACCGAAGCTCCAACCGGGTATGAATTGGATGGAACGGTGCGTAATATCAAGATTGATTCGATGGTACAGCAGGTTCTGCAGTCTATCCCCAATAAAGCAACCACAGGCTCACTCAAGCTTATAAAGGTGGATGCAGCTGACGGAACGAAGAAGCTTGCAGGAGCAAAGTTCGAATTATACAATTCCAGCAATACTGTGGTTGCGGCAGGGACTACCAATGCCAATGGTGAGATTGTATTTGATGATTTGAAGCTTGGAACGTACACACTGGAGGAAGTCAAGGCTCCGGCCGGATATGATTTGGATGGAGCGGTGCGTAACATCACTATTAATTCCAAGGTGCAGCAAGTGCTGGATCCAATCAAGAATAAAGAAACGCTTGGTTCGCTCAAGCTGGTGAAAGTGGACTATAATAATGCGAATAAGAAGCTTGCCGGAGCTGAGTTCAAACTTTATAATTCCGGCAATGTGTTAGCAGCGACAGGCGTCACGGATACCAATGGTGAAATTGTGTTCGATGATTTGAAGCTTGGAGATTATACACTGGAGGAAACCAAAGCTCCAACCGGATATGATTTGGATGGAGCAGTGCGTAACGTGAAAATTATTTCAGATATTCAAAAGGTTCTTAATCCTATTCCAAATAAAGAAACCATAGGCTCGATTAAGTTTGTTAAGGTCGATGCAACTGACGGGACGAAGAAGCTTGAAGGAGCTGTATTTAAGCTCACGAATTCCAGCAAGGTCGTGGTAGGAACAAAGACAACCAATGCGAATGGTGAAATTGTATTCGATAATTTGAAGGTTGGAGTCTATACCCTGGAGGAGACTGCGGCTCCAGCCGGATACGACTTGGATGGAACGCCTCAGAATATCACGATTAATTCTAATGTACAGAAAGTACTGGATCCGATTAAAAACCAGGAGACTTTAGGTTCACTTAAGCTCGTGAAAGTGGATGCAGCTGACACAGCGAAGAAGCTTGCAGGTGCTGAATTCAAGCTCACGAATTCAAGCAGCGGTGCTATAGTAACAGGCACCACCAATGTTAATGGTGAACTGGTATTTAATGATTTGAAGCTAGGCAAATACACACTGGAGGAAACCAAAGCTCCGGCCGGATATGATCTGGATGAGTCGGTGCGTAATATCACAATCAGCGAGAAAGCCCAGCAGGTGCTGGCTCCCATTAAGAACGTGGAAACTCTGGGTTCACTTAAGCTCGTGAAGGTAGATGCAGCTGATACCACGAAGAAGCTTGCCGGAGCAGAGTTCAAGCTCACTAATTCCAGCAATGTTGAGATAACGAAGACTACCAATGCCAGTGGTGAAATTGTATTTGATGATTTGAAGCTGGGTTCGTACACGCTGGAAGAAACAAAGGCACCAGCCGGATATGAATTGGATTCAACGCCGAAGGACGTTACAATCACTGTGAAAGCCCAGCAGGTGCTGCCTCTGATTAAGAACGTGGAAACCTTAGGCTCGCTTAAGCTCGTGAAGGTAGATGCAGCTGACGCCACCAAAAAGCTTAAGGGAGCGGAGTTCAAGCTCACTAATTCCAGCACGAATGTGGTAGTAACGAAGACTACCAATGTGAATGGCGAAATTGTGTTCGAGGATTTGAAGCTTGGAACGTATACGCTGGAGGAAACTAAGGCGCCAACAGGATATGATCTAGATTCAACGGAGCGCACTATCACGATTAATTCAAAGGCCCAGCAGATACTGGCACCTATCACGAATAAAGAAACCCTGGGTTCAATCAAGCTTGTTAAAATAGCTGAAGGTAACGCAGCTAGAAAGCTTGCAGGGGCTGAATTTAAGCTTTATGATTCCAGCAAGAATGTAGTTGCAACGGCTATTACCAACGTGAATGGTGAGATTGAATTTAAGGATCTGAAGCTTGGAGTATACACACTGCAAGAAACCGTGGCGCCAACCGGATATTATCTGGATTCAACGGAGCGCAGCATCACAATTGATTCGGGGGTACAGAAGGTTCTGGAGCCTATCACGAATAAAGACATACCGGCACCGACAGGAGCGCCCGGAACAAACCCTGTGGTTACCCCAACACCTACTCCGGTTAGCACTGTGACGCCAGGCGTAACAAGTACGCCTGGACCATCGGCAACAGGAGTACCTGGTGTGACGTTTACACCGGGACCTACACCAATTGCAACCTTAAGTCCTACTACACCTGCAGTAAGCAGTGCACCGACGCCACAGGCTACATCAGCAACTACTGTTGAGGATATTCCAATCGATGGCGAAATTCCGCTGGGCGGCATTCCAAGCATCAGTGTGGAACCGTCACATGGCACAGTAGTTGTTACACCGGATGGCAAATGGACTTATACTCCTGATCCGGGCTATACCGGCAAGGATAAGTTCACCATTACGGTAACGGATGAAGACGGCAATGATCAGGATATAATTATTGAGGTGGGTGTTGATGAAGTGCCGACAGGTACGGTAACTGACACTAACTCTGATGATGACGGTCTGCCTGGAGATCTCCCTAAGACAGGCGAAGAGAGTCCGCTTCCGCTGTATCTGATGGGTGGGGGACTGGTAGTTCTGGGTATACTCCTGGCCCGGAGATTCAAGGGAGGCAAGAAACCGGAGTAA
- a CDS encoding response regulator, protein MIRAMLVDDERLALIKLQLMLEELTPVQIIAAYTDPYEALKAAPELDPEVIFLDIDMPEMNGVQAGEMLQNLCPRAKIVFVTAYNNYAVDAFELNALDYVLKPVSRARLLKTFQRLEERIELEPDKNITDHQIMIRSLQSLRFERGGQPLSNIRWRTSKAQELFAYLFHNRNRFVSKDSLIDLLWPDFNLKKASTHLYTTIYQVRQCLKQGEIDLLINNVSGGEGYTLETGSALIDSYEWEKGILTLEPASTDNVQEHQRLLDFYTGDYLGDYDYLWAESERQRLRTIWLHHALSLAAYYIETSKIPEAVTIYQRVVRLQPYSEQGYFGLMKTYDMIGERSGVEEQYNTLTALWNGELGIGLSANITRWYEEWKQHNFRSL, encoded by the coding sequence ATGATTCGAGCTATGCTAGTGGATGATGAACGTCTTGCACTTATAAAACTTCAGCTCATGCTTGAGGAATTAACGCCAGTACAGATCATTGCCGCTTACACTGATCCTTATGAGGCGCTCAAGGCAGCACCGGAACTGGACCCGGAAGTGATTTTTCTGGATATTGATATGCCCGAGATGAATGGGGTTCAGGCTGGTGAAATGCTGCAGAATCTTTGCCCCCGTGCCAAAATCGTATTTGTCACTGCGTACAATAATTACGCTGTCGACGCTTTTGAGCTGAACGCTCTGGATTATGTATTGAAGCCGGTAAGCAGAGCCAGGTTACTGAAGACTTTTCAGCGTCTAGAGGAACGGATAGAGCTGGAGCCCGATAAGAATATTACAGATCATCAAATCATGATCCGCAGTCTCCAGTCACTGCGTTTCGAGCGCGGCGGACAGCCGTTAAGCAATATCCGCTGGCGTACCTCGAAAGCCCAGGAGCTGTTTGCTTATCTTTTTCATAACCGTAACCGGTTTGTCAGCAAGGACAGCCTGATTGATCTCCTATGGCCTGATTTCAATCTCAAAAAAGCCTCAACGCACCTCTACACCACCATTTATCAGGTAAGGCAGTGCTTGAAGCAAGGAGAAATTGATCTGCTCATCAATAATGTCAGCGGCGGAGAAGGGTATACCCTGGAGACCGGGAGCGCGCTAATCGACAGCTACGAATGGGAGAAAGGCATCCTTACTCTGGAGCCGGCCAGTACTGACAATGTTCAGGAACATCAGCGTTTGCTGGATTTCTACACTGGTGATTATTTAGGCGACTACGATTATTTGTGGGCCGAGAGTGAGCGTCAGCGGCTCCGGACAATCTGGCTGCATCATGCACTGAGTCTGGCAGCGTACTATATAGAGACCAGCAAAATCCCAGAGGCCGTTACAATCTATCAGCGTGTGGTCCGTCTTCAGCCTTATTCCGAACAGGGATATTTCGGGCTTATGAAAACTTATGACATGATTGGTGAGCGCTCCGGCGTTGAGGAACAATATAATACTCTGACAGCTCTTTGGAATGGAGAACTTGGCATCGGTCTATCGGCGAATATTACCCGGTGGTACGAGGAATGGAAGCAGCATAATTTCAGAAGTCTGTGA
- a CDS encoding RNA polymerase sigma factor, which translates to MEETEWITAVLSGEHQAFGHLVTRYQGMVYSVCIKITGEAESAKDMAQEVFIKAYKALPSFRGQSSFSTWLYRIAYRTCLDWKRANDREWRHRSTADYTENDWVTSQTPEQAALRKEASQELGENLNSLTEPYRSVVQLYYFQRHSYQEIADQKGISVKTVESQLYRARQMMRKSGEEWR; encoded by the coding sequence TTGGAAGAGACGGAGTGGATTACTGCTGTGCTCAGCGGAGAGCATCAGGCCTTCGGGCATCTGGTGACGCGTTATCAGGGCATGGTATACAGTGTGTGCATCAAAATCACAGGAGAAGCCGAGTCGGCCAAGGATATGGCCCAGGAAGTCTTCATCAAGGCTTATAAGGCTCTTCCCTCCTTCAGAGGACAGTCCTCATTCTCCACGTGGCTGTACCGGATTGCTTACCGGACCTGTCTGGACTGGAAACGGGCCAATGACCGGGAATGGCGGCACCGGAGCACAGCGGATTACACAGAGAATGATTGGGTGACTTCGCAAACGCCTGAGCAGGCGGCACTCCGCAAGGAAGCCTCCCAGGAGCTCGGTGAGAATTTGAACAGTCTGACAGAGCCGTACCGGTCGGTTGTGCAGCTGTACTATTTTCAGCGACACTCGTATCAGGAGATTGCCGATCAGAAAGGCATTTCGGTCAAAACGGTTGAATCGCAGCTGTATCGGGCCAGACAGATGATGCGCAAAAGCGGGGAGGAATGGCGATGA
- a CDS encoding zf-HC2 domain-containing protein yields MNCATVKEWMPHYIDGQLPPEAQQTIRLHIESCPGCAEWLEEARGLAALWSEMEAGLDGLGQEAMQPMDFPDLTADVMAQIDRMENGRRERVIKATMSRRRTAPGTSWMHYGVAVGLTFLLLQFGVFEHLAYGITEINGQMSTSVSAWFGPQGK; encoded by the coding sequence ATGAATTGTGCAACAGTAAAAGAATGGATGCCGCATTATATCGATGGCCAGCTGCCGCCTGAGGCGCAGCAGACAATCCGCCTGCATATCGAGTCCTGTCCCGGCTGCGCGGAGTGGCTGGAAGAGGCACGCGGGCTCGCAGCGCTGTGGAGTGAGATGGAAGCCGGGCTGGACGGCCTTGGCCAGGAAGCAATGCAGCCTATGGACTTCCCTGATCTTACAGCGGATGTGATGGCACAGATTGACCGGATGGAGAATGGCCGCAGGGAACGGGTGATTAAAGCAACGATGTCCAGACGGCGCACCGCCCCGGGAACCTCCTGGATGCATTATGGCGTTGCCGTGGGGCTGACTTTTCTCCTGCTGCAGTTCGGTGTGTTTGAACACCTTGCCTACGGCATTACCGAAATTAATGGGCAAATGTCCACTTCAGTCAGCGCCTGGTTCGGTCCTCAAGGCAAATAA
- a CDS encoding DUF4097 family beta strand repeat-containing protein yields MGRWKIGSFTAAIGCIVLGGIVVLAQYDVITYEALGYIWPALLILFGLEMLLRLFIKSDAKSRVSGWAIVLIIVLVAASGAQTVLAGGSLSSILGNTTLVPVSGTLEVQQEIKNVKIELPDGKVKIEGVQGNTLEYEGKLELPGNTDSEAASALERKWKVTTEGDTIVMELEGDSGWLSNIQFGINVKAPYLNVSIPQNLAIEVETSDGSIEAAGLTAGIDVDTSNGTMDIHDITGGVEAHTSNGTVTVQNVQGEVELVSSNGAITLGNIDGALSAKSSNGKITVNSAVTGDWELKSSNGKIVVGLPAVTDATINADTSNGSLKGNVTWDGDDSNGTAVLGSGTHEVTLSTSNGSVTVDTAQ; encoded by the coding sequence ATGGGGAGATGGAAAATCGGCAGCTTTACGGCCGCAATAGGCTGCATTGTGCTGGGGGGCATAGTCGTACTCGCCCAGTACGATGTAATTACTTACGAGGCGCTGGGCTACATCTGGCCGGCACTGCTTATCCTGTTCGGCCTGGAGATGCTGCTTAGGCTCTTCATTAAATCGGATGCTAAGAGCCGTGTGAGCGGCTGGGCAATTGTACTGATTATCGTGCTTGTAGCGGCAAGCGGGGCACAGACCGTGCTGGCCGGCGGTTCGCTGAGCAGCATCTTAGGCAATACAACGCTTGTTCCGGTAAGCGGTACTTTAGAGGTGCAGCAGGAAATTAAGAATGTGAAGATCGAATTGCCTGACGGTAAGGTGAAGATTGAGGGCGTGCAAGGAAACACGCTGGAATATGAAGGGAAGCTGGAGCTGCCGGGCAATACGGACAGTGAAGCAGCAAGCGCACTTGAGCGTAAATGGAAAGTAACGACTGAAGGCGACACGATTGTCATGGAGCTGGAGGGTGATTCGGGCTGGCTCTCGAACATCCAGTTCGGGATCAATGTCAAAGCCCCATATCTGAATGTCAGCATTCCGCAGAATTTAGCTATTGAAGTAGAGACCAGCGACGGATCCATCGAAGCTGCTGGTCTGACAGCAGGCATTGATGTGGACACCAGCAACGGGACTATGGACATCCATGATATTACCGGAGGCGTGGAGGCTCACACCAGCAATGGTACAGTAACTGTGCAGAATGTACAGGGTGAAGTGGAGCTGGTCAGCTCGAACGGGGCGATTACACTGGGCAATATCGACGGCGCTTTGTCTGCGAAGAGCAGCAACGGTAAGATTACTGTCAATTCTGCAGTAACAGGCGACTGGGAGCTGAAGTCGAGCAATGGCAAAATTGTAGTGGGCCTGCCGGCTGTAACAGATGCTACAATTAATGCGGATACGAGCAATGGTTCGCTTAAGGGTAATGTTACCTGGGATGGCGATGATAGCAATGGCACAGCTGTGCTTGGCAGCGGAACCCATGAAGTTACTTTATCCACCAGCAATGGTTCTGTGACGGTGGACACGGCACAATAA
- a CDS encoding aldo/keto reductase — MQYTKLGKSGMKVSRLCLGTMNFGPITDEKEAFRIMDAALDAGVNFFDTANVYGWGENSGLTETIIGRWFKQGGGRREKVVLATKVYGAMSDRLDGPNDEAGLSSYIIRRHLEASLQRLQTDHVELYQMHHIDRNVSWDELWGAFELAVSQGKIGYVGSSNFAGWDIAIAQQEAKARGFLGLVSEQHKYSLTCRLPELEVLPAAQHLGLGIIPWSPLDGGLLGRNALKKIEGSRSGGNSERVEQHKSQLEAFAELSLELGEPQDNIALAWLLANPAVTAPIIGPRTLEQFESALRSLEIVLEESVLKRLDEIFPGPGGAAPKAYAW, encoded by the coding sequence GTGCAATATACTAAGCTTGGCAAGTCTGGCATGAAGGTTAGCCGCCTCTGTCTGGGAACGATGAATTTCGGACCGATTACCGACGAGAAGGAAGCCTTCCGCATCATGGATGCAGCGCTGGACGCTGGAGTCAACTTTTTTGATACCGCTAACGTTTATGGATGGGGTGAGAATTCCGGCCTAACCGAAACTATTATCGGACGCTGGTTCAAACAGGGCGGCGGACGCCGGGAAAAGGTAGTGCTGGCCACCAAGGTCTATGGCGCGATGAGCGACAGGCTGGATGGTCCGAACGATGAAGCGGGCCTCTCTTCTTATATTATCCGCAGGCACCTGGAAGCCTCCCTGCAGCGTCTGCAGACCGATCATGTTGAACTTTACCAGATGCACCATATCGACCGTAACGTGTCGTGGGACGAGCTGTGGGGCGCCTTTGAGCTTGCTGTCAGCCAGGGCAAGATCGGCTATGTCGGCTCCAGCAACTTCGCCGGCTGGGATATTGCCATAGCCCAGCAGGAAGCGAAGGCCCGCGGGTTCCTCGGTCTGGTATCGGAGCAGCATAAATACAGCCTTACCTGCCGTCTGCCGGAGCTGGAGGTCCTGCCTGCGGCCCAGCATCTGGGTCTTGGAATTATCCCGTGGAGCCCGCTTGACGGAGGGCTGCTCGGCCGCAATGCACTGAAGAAGATCGAGGGCAGCCGCAGTGGAGGCAACTCTGAACGTGTAGAGCAGCATAAGAGCCAGCTGGAAGCCTTTGCTGAACTGAGTCTGGAGCTGGGCGAGCCGCAGGATAATATCGCCCTGGCCTGGCTGCTGGCGAATCCTGCGGTGACGGCCCCGATTATCGGACCGCGCACGCTGGAACAATTCGAAAGCGCATTGCGCAGCCTGGAGATCGTCCTGGAAGAGTCCGTGCTGAAGCGTCTGGACGAGATTTTCCCAGGACCGGGCGGTGCTGCTCCGAAGGCTTACGCATGGTAA